From the bacterium genome, the window CTCGCTGAAAGCAGTATCATCCCCGGAGCCTTGGAGACATCCAATGTTGATCTGGTTGACAATATGGTGGGAATGATAGTCAATGAACGGGGTGTTCAGGCTAATACCGCTACGATAAAAACAGCCGATCGAATAGCTGGTGAAATCATCGATCTCGTCAAATAAGTAGATA encodes:
- a CDS encoding flagellar basal body rod C-terminal domain-containing protein — translated: MRIMLDNALSGVKAHQQRLEVESHNLANVNTPGFKASRATLAESSIIPGALETSNVDLVDNMVGMIVNERGVQANTATIKTADRIAGEIIDLVK